From one Amphiura filiformis chromosome 13, Afil_fr2py, whole genome shotgun sequence genomic stretch:
- the LOC140168376 gene encoding carboxy-terminal kinesin 2-like → MTGKPGATAKTAGGEASSAANNKKAKRPAWDLKGRVEDMEKELRNRGSKNTALEDMINTNNDRIQSLESLNSQLKGTVAEKEEQTSEASATIRQLKLKLQESEDELATSTRRLQQKLEDMEHSHTTLQRKHTSLEGDFAASTQECAGLKATVAQMTSAQAGVQAQLSATQLNLQQALEAGKLKDEEIAQLKDAIARHEATIEEKEAKIRDDEGVRRKLHNTIQELKGNIRVFCRVRPLLGEECAHGEEIQHLNFPDDDGKVLEVDKMAECSLNESTINASRRGNSKHEFQFDRVFSPTSTQQDVFDEISQLVQSSLDGYNVCIFAYGQTGSGKTYTMEGPDEPDYETMGMIPRAVQQVFDTAQELTDKGWEYKMEASFVEIYNETIRDLLGSSSNKDVKHDIKMVDAKKTSEVTVTNLERPIVTSQSQVSNLLKKASHNRAVAATNCNERSSRSHSVFCLKLSGNNKLTGETCQGTLNLVDLAGSERLSSSGSTGECLKETKSINKSLSNLGNVIMALGNKESHIPYRNSKLTHMLQNSLGGNSKTLMFVNVSPTEDHLQESVCSLRFATKVNQCNIGTAQKKVK, encoded by the exons ATGACTGGAAAACCAGGTGCAACTGCAAAGACAGCAGGTGGCGAAg CTTCCAGTGCAGCCAACAACAAGAAAGCCAAACGTCCAGCGTGGGATCTAAAAGGAAGAGTTGAAGACATGGAGAAAGAGTTAAGGAACCGTGGCTCCAAGAACACAGCCCTGGAAGATATGATCAATACCAACAATGACCGCATCCAGAGTCTAGAGAGCCTAAACAGTCAGCTGAAAGGCACGgtggctgagaaggaggagcaGACATCCGAGGCATCGGCAACCATCAGGCAGCTCAAATTGAAATTGCA AGAATCTGAAGATGAACTGGCCACTTCCACACGACGTCTCCAGCAGAAGCTAGAGGACATGGAACACAGTCACACAACGCTACAAAGAAAGCATACCAGTTTAGAGGGTGACTTTGCTGCATCCACGCAAGAGTGCGCAGGACTCAAAGCCACGGTAGCCCAGATGACATCGGCGCAGGCTGGTGTGCAGGCACAACTTTCAGCTACACAG CTCAATCTTCAACAAGCTCTTGAGGCAGGTAAGCTTAAGGATGAAGAGATTGCACAGCTGAAAGATGCCATAGCCAGACATGAAGCGACGATAGAAGAGAAGGAAGCCAAAATAAGGGATGATGAAGGCGTGAGACGTAAACTGCACAATACCATACAGGAACTCAAG GGCAACATCCGTGTATTCTGCAGAGTGAGGCCTCTCCTTGGTGAAGAATGCGCACATGGTGAAGAGATTCAGCATCTGAATTTCCCCGATGATGACGGCAAAGTCTTGGAGGTAGATAAAATGGCTGAATGTAGTCTCAATGAG AGTACAATAAATGCGTCTCGCAGGGGCAATAGCAAGCATGAATTCCAGTTCGACCGAGTGTTCTCACCCACCTCTACGCAGCAGGATGTATTTGATGAGATCTCACAGCTTGTGCAGAGCTCCCTCGATGGCTACAACGTCTGCATATTTGCGTACGGTCAGACCGGGAGTGGAAAGACGTATACCATGGAAGGGCCTGATGAGCCTGACTATGAGACTATGGGCATGATCCCCAGAGCTGTACAGCAAGTTTTTGATACTGCCCAGGAATTAACAGATAAGGGATGGGAG TATAAAATGGAGGCATCTTTTGTAGAAATCTACAATGAGACAATCAGAGATCTCTTGGGGTCATCATCTAACAAAGACGTCAAACATGACATCAAGATGGTAGATGCTAAGAAAACATCAGAAGTGACGGTCACCAATCTGGAGCGACCGATCGTCACGTCTCAGTCACAAGTCTCCAACTTGCTAAAGAAAGCCTCTCACAATCGGGCTGTGGCAGCTACTAACTGCAACGAGAGATCATCGCGTAGCCATAGCGTGTTCTGTCTGAAACTAAGCGGAAACAACAAGCTGACAGGGGAAACATGCCAAG GCACACTCAACCTTGTGGATCTTGCAGGAAGTGAAAGACTGTCGTCATCGGGCTCAACAGGGGAATGTCTGAAAGAGACAAAGAGTATCAACAAGAGCTTGAGTAACCTTGGCAACGTAATCATGGCCTTAGGTAACAAAGAGAGTCACATCCCTTACCGCAACAGCAAGTTGACGCACATGCTGCAGAACAGTCTCGGTGGTAACTCTAAAAC GCTAATGTTTGTCAATGTGTCACCCACTGAGGATCACCTGCAGGAAAGCGTGTGCTCGCTCAGATTCGCCACTAAG GTCAACCAGTGTAATATTGGGACAGCACAAAAAAAGGTCAAATAA